From Bacillus sp. FSL K6-3431, the proteins below share one genomic window:
- a CDS encoding MDR family MFS transporter, giving the protein MKRETNRKFVVIALLISTFLTAIEGTIVSTAMPKIVGDLGGSHLYTWVISVYLLAVVISTPVFGKMADLYGRKLMFTIGTIVFLVGSVLSGLSQTMEQLVLFRLIQGIGGGALATIPFTIIGDVFEFKMRAKMQGWISSVWGIAGIIGPLAGGFIVDTISWHWIFFMNIPFGIISLIFLWTSLHEQIEKKKQIIDYGGILTFAICMTAFLYALTLLKEYKQVTGNISILFIVALVGLCLFIWIEAKGKEPMLPLSLFKNSFITISNIAGFLLGFILVTVTFYIPLWVQGVTNLNATFSGIAMLPMSLTWPLGAVFSGRWMSRKPIAHITLIGIAVIIIGCIGLVFFRTDTTVAWMMVVTAILGLGFGLAFTAFTVAVQSSVDWNMRGAAMGSNNLLRNLGQAIGIAISGLWLSDELKGHALESSLHTVFIMLVVLAVCAFAVTGILLNKKEMALSTD; this is encoded by the coding sequence TTGAAAAGAGAGACAAATAGAAAGTTCGTTGTCATCGCATTATTAATTTCAACGTTTCTAACTGCAATAGAAGGAACGATCGTAAGTACAGCCATGCCAAAAATCGTTGGAGATTTGGGTGGCAGTCACTTATATACTTGGGTAATTTCTGTATACTTATTAGCCGTCGTAATTAGTACCCCTGTTTTTGGGAAAATGGCAGATTTATATGGAAGAAAGCTGATGTTTACGATAGGTACGATCGTATTTTTAGTAGGATCCGTACTTTCGGGGCTTTCACAAACGATGGAACAGCTCGTTTTATTCCGCCTAATTCAAGGAATCGGCGGAGGAGCATTAGCAACAATACCATTTACAATTATTGGAGATGTTTTTGAATTTAAAATGCGTGCAAAAATGCAAGGATGGATTAGCAGTGTATGGGGAATTGCGGGGATCATTGGTCCGCTTGCTGGTGGATTTATAGTTGACACGATTTCTTGGCATTGGATCTTTTTTATGAATATTCCTTTCGGGATTATTTCATTAATTTTTTTATGGACATCTTTGCATGAGCAAATAGAAAAGAAAAAGCAAATTATTGATTATGGTGGTATTTTGACGTTTGCAATTTGTATGACCGCCTTTTTATATGCATTAACATTATTAAAAGAATATAAACAGGTTACAGGTAATATTTCTATATTATTTATTGTAGCACTCGTGGGACTTTGTTTATTTATTTGGATTGAGGCTAAGGGGAAAGAGCCAATGTTGCCACTTTCTCTATTTAAAAATAGCTTTATTACAATATCAAATATTGCTGGGTTTTTATTAGGCTTCATCCTTGTAACCGTTACGTTTTATATTCCATTATGGGTTCAGGGCGTAACGAATTTGAATGCGACCTTTTCCGGGATAGCCATGTTGCCAATGTCACTTACATGGCCACTTGGAGCAGTTTTTTCGGGGAGATGGATGAGCAGGAAACCAATTGCTCATATTACATTGATAGGTATTGCAGTCATTATCATTGGATGCATCGGCTTAGTATTTTTTCGGACTGATACAACGGTGGCATGGATGATGGTCGTCACGGCTATTTTGGGGCTGGGTTTTGGGCTAGCCTTTACAGCATTCACAGTTGCAGTTCAATCATCAGTAGATTGGAATATGCGTGGAGCGGCAATGGGATCGAATAATTTATTAAGGAATTTAGGACAAGCAATTGGAATTGCCATTTCAGGCTTATGGTTAAGTGATGAGTTAAAAGGGCATGCATTAGAGTCAAGTTTGCACACAGTCTTTATTATGTTAGTAGTGCTGGCAGTATGTGCATTTGCTGTAACGGGAATATTACTAAATAAAAAAGAAATGGCTCTATCCACTGATTAA
- a CDS encoding histidine phosphatase family protein, which produces MEISLIRHGKSKFTDRQLITCNEFNDWVKRYDDKGVLEESSYPMDTLNKIQSASIVMTSDLKRSVESAMLLHQHAKVTSMPVFRETELPVSSLKCNAIKLHPNIWAVVLRCLWFSGYSIGCESYSDAKQRAQKAAQVLIEHSQEYKSSALVGHGFFNMLIAKELQKRGWKGKRRTSSKHWNCTTYYFHN; this is translated from the coding sequence ATGGAGATTTCATTGATTAGACATGGTAAATCTAAGTTTACCGATAGGCAGCTTATAACATGTAATGAGTTTAATGATTGGGTAAAAAGGTACGATGATAAAGGGGTGTTAGAAGAAAGTTCCTATCCTATGGATACACTTAATAAGATACAATCAGCCAGTATTGTGATGACTAGCGATTTGAAAAGGTCAGTTGAGTCAGCGATGCTATTGCATCAACATGCTAAAGTGACTTCGATGCCAGTCTTTCGCGAAACAGAGCTGCCTGTTTCTTCTTTAAAATGTAATGCGATAAAATTACATCCAAATATATGGGCAGTTGTTTTAAGGTGTTTGTGGTTTAGTGGATATTCAATAGGGTGTGAATCTTACAGCGATGCAAAGCAAAGGGCACAAAAGGCAGCGCAAGTATTAATTGAACACTCTCAAGAATATAAATCAAGTGCCTTAGTTGGACATGGTTTTTTTAATATGTTAATAGCGAAAGAACTACAAAAAAGAGGATGGAAAGGTAAAAGAAGAACGAGTAGTAAACACTGGAACTGTACCACTTATTATTTTCATAATTAA
- the qoxA gene encoding cytochrome aa3 quinol oxidase subunit II yields the protein MKMKWALLSLVITSIVALTGCESLMVLDPKGPQAETQANVIWISIATMAVVVIVVFALLIFIVTKYRASKQSDDYEPPHIEGNPIVESIIVGIPVLIIIFLSIVTVKSTYEVEATPKGYENQEPLIVYASSSNWKWHFSYPEEDIETVNYLYIPTDRALEFKLYSYGPITSFWIPQLGGQKYAMSDMVTTLHLAASVPGEYMGRNANFSGKGFAENTFQVKAMPESEFDQWVEDVKTTADPLTEEKFNELLEPGHLGQLTFSGTHLEFLPAPEGEHGGHNHGSNDSQEESGDEHDGHKHDTGDSHEESNE from the coding sequence ATGAAAATGAAATGGGCTCTTTTAAGTTTGGTTATCACTAGTATCGTGGCGTTAACGGGTTGTGAATCATTAATGGTTTTGGATCCTAAAGGGCCACAAGCTGAAACGCAAGCGAATGTCATTTGGATTTCGATTGCGACCATGGCGGTCGTTGTGATTGTCGTTTTCGCTCTATTAATATTTATTGTAACAAAATACCGTGCATCGAAACAAAGTGATGATTATGAACCACCACACATTGAAGGGAATCCGATTGTTGAATCAATTATTGTCGGGATTCCAGTTTTAATCATCATCTTTCTTTCAATCGTAACTGTTAAATCCACATATGAAGTGGAGGCAACACCGAAAGGCTATGAAAATCAAGAACCATTGATTGTTTATGCCTCATCTTCTAATTGGAAATGGCATTTTAGTTATCCTGAAGAGGATATAGAAACAGTTAACTACTTATATATCCCCACAGATCGGGCATTGGAATTTAAACTGTATTCATACGGACCGATCACGAGTTTTTGGATTCCACAACTTGGGGGACAAAAATACGCGATGTCGGACATGGTGACCACATTACACTTAGCAGCCAGCGTCCCTGGTGAATACATGGGACGAAATGCAAACTTTAGTGGGAAAGGATTCGCCGAAAATACGTTCCAAGTGAAGGCAATGCCAGAATCAGAGTTTGATCAATGGGTGGAAGACGTGAAAACAACAGCTGATCCGCTAACAGAAGAAAAATTCAATGAGTTACTAGAACCGGGTCATCTTGGACAGTTGACGTTCAGTGGAACACATTTAGAATTCTTGCCTGCTCCAGAAGGGGAACATGGTGGCCATAATCATGGATCAAATGATTCTCAAGAAGAATCAGGAGATGAGCATGACGGACATAAACACGATACAGGCGATTCTCATGAAGAATCGAACGAGTAA
- the qoxB gene encoding cytochrome aa3 quinol oxidase subunit I: MNYFDRFAIPHPSPAIYAAMVAIGLTVIAVIAGLTYFKKWGYLWREWLTTVDHKRIGIMYLISALLMLFRGGVDALMMRAQTAVPENTLLDAQHYNEVFTTHGVVMIIFMAMPFIFALMNFVVPLQIGARDVAFPRLNALSFWTFFMGAMLFNISFVVGGSPDAGWTSYFPLAGNDFSQSVGTNYYMLAIQIAGIGTLISGINFITTILKMRAPGMTLMKMPMFTWTAFITNAIVVFAFPVLTVTLLLGTMDRLFGANIFTTTNGGMDMLWANLFWVWGHPEVYILVLPAFGIYSEIISTFSQRNLYGYKSMVGSIVIISFLSFLVWTHHFFTMGQGPLTNSIFSITTMAIAVPTGIKIFNWLFTMWKGKIKFTVPMLYAVGFIPIFTIGGVTGVMLGMASADYQYHNTMFLVAHFHYTIIPGVVFAMLAGLTYWWPKMFGFMLNEKIGKWAFWFIAISFNVTFFPMFFTGLDGQARRMYTYSESAGFGPLNLLSFVGALGLAVGFALIVYNVYYSTRYASRNISSDPWDARSLEWATHSPVPSYNFAITPQVNSIETFWDYKKKDHPLFKGKIEKIHMPNNSGVPFIIGCIFFVWGFSLVFSMWIPAVITTIAIFACLAHRSFEKDDGHYISVKEVEDTEKKLRGVSK, from the coding sequence ATGAATTACTTTGATCGATTTGCCATTCCACACCCAAGTCCTGCAATTTATGCAGCGATGGTTGCTATAGGCCTTACGGTTATTGCAGTTATTGCAGGCTTAACATATTTTAAAAAATGGGGTTATTTATGGCGTGAATGGTTAACAACCGTAGACCATAAACGGATCGGGATTATGTATTTGATTTCTGCTTTGCTCATGTTATTTCGTGGCGGAGTGGATGCACTAATGATGCGGGCGCAAACTGCCGTACCCGAAAACACGCTATTAGATGCCCAGCATTACAATGAAGTTTTTACTACCCATGGAGTGGTTATGATCATTTTTATGGCAATGCCGTTTATTTTTGCCTTAATGAACTTCGTTGTTCCATTACAAATTGGTGCTCGTGACGTAGCATTTCCGCGCTTAAATGCACTAAGTTTTTGGACATTCTTTATGGGTGCGATGTTATTCAATATTTCTTTTGTTGTTGGTGGTTCTCCTGATGCAGGTTGGACTTCCTACTTCCCGCTCGCTGGCAATGATTTCAGTCAATCTGTCGGGACAAATTATTATATGCTAGCAATTCAGATTGCTGGAATTGGTACATTAATATCCGGTATTAACTTTATTACGACTATCTTAAAAATGAGAGCACCTGGTATGACATTAATGAAGATGCCAATGTTCACATGGACTGCATTTATCACGAATGCAATTGTCGTTTTTGCATTTCCAGTACTGACTGTTACACTTCTTTTGGGAACAATGGATAGGCTATTCGGCGCAAACATCTTTACAACAACAAATGGCGGCATGGATATGCTCTGGGCGAATCTATTCTGGGTTTGGGGACATCCAGAAGTGTATATCTTAGTTTTGCCGGCATTTGGAATATATAGTGAGATTATCTCTACTTTTTCACAACGTAATCTATACGGGTATAAATCAATGGTTGGTTCCATTGTAATTATCTCGTTTTTGTCCTTCTTAGTTTGGACACACCATTTCTTTACAATGGGGCAAGGACCACTGACAAATAGTATTTTCTCGATTACGACAATGGCGATTGCAGTTCCTACGGGTATTAAGATTTTTAACTGGTTGTTTACGATGTGGAAAGGGAAAATTAAATTTACGGTTCCCATGCTTTATGCGGTAGGATTCATTCCGATTTTTACTATAGGTGGGGTTACTGGGGTTATGCTTGGCATGGCAAGTGCTGACTATCAATACCATAATACAATGTTTTTAGTCGCACACTTTCACTATACAATTATTCCTGGTGTAGTATTCGCAATGCTTGCTGGACTTACTTACTGGTGGCCAAAAATGTTTGGCTTTATGCTAAATGAAAAAATCGGAAAATGGGCATTCTGGTTTATTGCTATCAGTTTTAACGTAACGTTCTTTCCAATGTTCTTTACTGGTTTAGATGGGCAAGCACGTAGAATGTACACATATTCTGAATCAGCTGGGTTTGGACCACTTAATTTACTTTCGTTTGTGGGAGCACTAGGACTTGCAGTTGGCTTTGCTTTAATTGTATATAACGTCTATTACAGTACTCGCTATGCTTCAAGAAATATCAGTTCAGATCCCTGGGATGCACGTTCTCTTGAGTGGGCTACACACAGCCCGGTACCATCATACAACTTTGCGATCACACCGCAGGTTAATTCTATTGAAACATTCTGGGATTATAAGAAAAAGGATCATCCATTATTCAAAGGTAAAATAGAAAAAATTCATATGCCAAATAATAGCGGTGTTCCATTTATCATTGGTTGTATTTTCTTTGTATGGGGATTTTCATTGGTATTTAGTATGTGGATTCCAGCAGTCATTACAACAATTGCTATATTTGCTTGTCTGGCTCACCGTTCATTTGAAAAAGATGACGGCCATTATATTTCCGTTAAGGAAGTTGAAGATACAGAAAAAAAACTGCGAGGTGTTAGCAAATGA
- the qoxC gene encoding cytochrome aa3 quinol oxidase subunit III yields MKIDHSLPLEYSTEQNKLNILGFWIFIGAEVMLFATLFATYFTLANRTGNGPSGAEIFEITPVLIETLVLLTSSFMIGLGVHAMRIGKKNAMITFFAITLLLGLVFLGVEIYEFTHYVHIGAGLQTSAFTAILLTTLGTHGAHVTLGLFWGLFIILQVKKRGLTPETANKSFIFSLYWHFLDIVWIFIFSFVYLKGMM; encoded by the coding sequence ATGAAAATAGATCACTCGCTTCCACTTGAATATAGCACGGAACAAAATAAACTAAATATTTTAGGGTTCTGGATTTTTATCGGAGCCGAAGTTATGCTGTTTGCCACACTTTTCGCAACCTATTTCACATTAGCGAATCGCACTGGAAACGGGCCTTCTGGAGCAGAGATTTTTGAAATTACTCCAGTGCTCATTGAAACGCTTGTGTTGTTAACAAGTAGCTTTATGATCGGTCTTGGTGTTCATGCTATGCGCATCGGTAAAAAGAATGCAATGATCACATTCTTTGCGATCACACTACTTCTTGGCCTCGTATTTTTAGGCGTAGAGATTTATGAGTTTACTCATTATGTTCACATTGGGGCAGGACTTCAAACGAGTGCATTCACGGCCATCCTATTAACCACTTTAGGCACACATGGGGCACACGTGACACTAGGTTTGTTCTGGGGATTATTTATCATTCTTCAAGTGAAAAAACGAGGACTAACGCCTGAAACAGCCAATAAATCATTCATTTTTTCACTTTACTGGCATTTCTTAGATATAGTTTGGATCTTTATTTTCAGCTTTGTCTATTTGAAAGGAATGATGTAG
- the qoxD gene encoding cytochrome aa3 quinol oxidase subunit IV, which translates to MSELFPRKQVMGFLFSLILTAIALTVYFFDMSFAVGMTILLVTAFVQAAVQLVVFMHAGETGDKKSIYINIYYAFAIALVTIFGTLLIMIWDM; encoded by the coding sequence ATGAGCGAATTATTCCCGCGCAAGCAAGTAATGGGTTTTTTATTTTCGCTGATACTTACTGCAATTGCTCTTACTGTTTATTTCTTTGACATGTCATTTGCAGTAGGTATGACCATTCTTTTAGTTACAGCATTTGTGCAAGCAGCAGTGCAGCTCGTTGTATTTATGCACGCTGGTGAAACTGGAGATAAAAAATCAATATATATAAATATCTATTACGCATTTGCTATAGCTTTAGTTACTATCTTTGGTACATTACTCATTATGATTTGGGATATGTAG
- a CDS encoding VOC family protein has translation MKPRITVITLGVDDLEKSMLFYRDGLGLPTQGIVGQEFEHGAVAFFDLQGGLKLAIWNRKDIAHDAKISQTVSSPTEFTIGHNVGSKEEVDNVMGQARIAGALITVPPHDTFWGGYSGYFQDPDGHLWEVVWNPQWDINE, from the coding sequence ATGAAACCACGAATTACAGTGATTACATTAGGTGTAGATGATTTAGAAAAATCGATGCTATTTTATCGCGATGGACTTGGACTACCGACTCAGGGCATAGTGGGCCAAGAGTTTGAGCATGGTGCCGTTGCTTTCTTTGACTTACAGGGAGGCTTGAAACTCGCCATATGGAATCGCAAGGATATTGCACATGATGCAAAGATCAGTCAAACTGTATCAAGTCCTACTGAATTTACTATTGGTCACAATGTAGGAAGTAAAGAAGAAGTTGACAATGTAATGGGACAAGCAAGGATAGCTGGTGCTCTTATAACTGTTCCACCTCATGATACTTTTTGGGGTGGATATTCTGGTTACTTCCAAGATCCAGACGGCCATTTGTGGGAAGTTGTCTGGAATCCACAATGGGATATAAATGAATAG
- a CDS encoding DUF6254 family protein, whose translation MTQSKRQKERQWKERKQSQNPHGKVKSFEQLVDGAGKGESENK comes from the coding sequence ATGACTCAATCTAAACGCCAGAAAGAGCGACAATGGAAAGAACGGAAACAATCGCAAAACCCACATGGCAAAGTTAAGTCTTTTGAGCAATTAGTTGACGGTGCAGGAAAAGGTGAATCTGAAAACAAGTAA
- a CDS encoding sensor histidine kinase, producing the protein MNWLLIKKILRKKKIHSLNKRVTESIDSLPDKPNEQKSPENYDEVIGRMAAFFAHEIRNPLTSIIGFAQFLEQDQVVQSNHNISQYLSIIKEEALRMESLIKELLSLSTTDFHQDNLSIIDMKYSIEKVITIFSMQPNHANVQFSTSFSDETYINGNVGRFEQLLINLINNAIEASNDDCIIDIHIEKENEYASVLISDNGIGIPVEQLEQIFFPLYTTKDEGTGVGLPICKAIVETLNGTISIQNNLPKGTQVKLRIPLMKDPA; encoded by the coding sequence ATGAACTGGTTATTGATCAAAAAAATACTTCGGAAAAAGAAAATTCACTCGTTAAATAAGCGAGTGACAGAAAGCATAGATTCATTGCCAGACAAGCCAAACGAACAGAAATCTCCAGAAAACTACGACGAAGTCATTGGGCGAATGGCTGCTTTTTTTGCCCATGAAATCCGTAATCCACTAACATCCATAATCGGTTTTGCTCAGTTTCTCGAACAAGATCAAGTAGTCCAATCCAATCATAATATTAGTCAGTACCTATCCATTATTAAAGAGGAAGCTTTACGAATGGAGTCGTTAATTAAGGAGCTTCTGAGTTTATCAACGACCGATTTTCATCAAGATAATCTTTCTATCATTGATATGAAATACAGCATCGAAAAAGTAATTACTATTTTTTCTATGCAACCAAATCATGCGAATGTCCAATTCTCAACGAGTTTTTCAGATGAAACCTATATCAATGGAAACGTAGGTCGGTTTGAGCAATTGCTCATTAATTTAATTAATAATGCAATTGAAGCGTCGAACGATGATTGTATCATTGATATTCACATTGAAAAAGAAAACGAATATGCATCTGTCTTGATTAGTGACAATGGTATAGGTATTCCAGTGGAACAACTTGAACAGATTTTCTTTCCTCTGTATACAACGAAAGATGAGGGTACTGGAGTGGGGCTGCCTATTTGTAAAGCAATTGTGGAAACGTTAAATGGGACGATTTCTATTCAGAATAATCTACCTAAAGGCACTCAAGTAAAGTTAAGGATACCTTTAATGAAGGATCCAGCGTGA
- a CDS encoding accessory gene regulator ArgB-like protein, whose product MFEKWAITLANQIKKMNPEETAPHDVLVFGFTILFNLVSTIILLIVTGWLLGIFLITLQVGLSFMILRMLSGGAHLDHSLACSITSLIVIVACAWLPASPSMVYSYIVISIVLVLRYAPYYEKHQMKHSLLWERKKKRAAIIWLALSLVIYEYFGQPGFVFGAFLQAGLLTPIGITFIHKLNAIVMKGGEGVEKIS is encoded by the coding sequence ATGTTTGAAAAATGGGCGATCACTCTTGCTAATCAAATCAAAAAAATGAACCCAGAGGAAACAGCACCACACGATGTGCTAGTTTTCGGTTTTACTATCTTATTCAATTTAGTATCTACCATCATACTATTAATCGTTACAGGATGGCTGTTAGGTATATTTCTAATCACCTTGCAAGTAGGCTTGTCTTTCATGATTCTACGAATGTTATCTGGTGGTGCTCACTTAGACCATTCCTTAGCTTGCTCGATTACAAGCTTAATAGTAATAGTTGCTTGTGCTTGGCTACCAGCTTCTCCTTCTATGGTTTACAGCTATATTGTTATTAGTATCGTACTTGTCCTTCGATATGCTCCATATTATGAAAAACATCAAATGAAGCATTCACTATTATGGGAGCGGAAAAAGAAACGTGCCGCTATTATATGGCTTGCTCTCTCTCTTGTTATTTATGAATATTTTGGACAACCTGGATTCGTTTTTGGGGCGTTTCTCCAAGCTGGTTTACTTACGCCAATAGGTATCACATTTATCCATAAGTTAAACGCGATAGTAATGAAAGGAGGTGAAGGCGTTGAGAAGATTAGCTAA
- a CDS encoding AgrD family cyclic lactone autoinducer peptide, with the protein MKALRRLAKIVSEVTHVLASSFVTASSPVIHAPKIPESLKKTK; encoded by the coding sequence GTGAAGGCGTTGAGAAGATTAGCTAAGATTGTTTCAGAAGTAACACATGTTCTTGCTTCATCATTTGTTACAGCCTCAAGTCCTGTGATTCATGCACCAAAAATCCCGGAAAGCTTGAAGAAAACGAAATAA
- a CDS encoding DUF1697 domain-containing protein, which yields MTIYIALLRGINVGGHNVIKMKDLRNSFETMGFGNVKTYIQSGNVLFESSEEADILCKRMEQEIQDTFGFSGTVILRTAMELEKIIKNCPFQADTLSEGEGLYISFLSEAPSREAINQVLINNSETEECKIIGTEVYLFLRQSIRNSKLTTHLKKLKVLGTLRNWKTINKLVMMARAMG from the coding sequence ATGACAATTTATATTGCACTGTTACGGGGGATTAACGTAGGTGGACACAATGTGATCAAAATGAAAGATTTAAGAAACTCATTTGAAACAATGGGCTTTGGTAATGTTAAAACATATATTCAAAGTGGAAATGTTTTGTTTGAATCTAGTGAGGAAGCAGATATATTATGTAAGCGAATGGAGCAAGAGATACAAGATACTTTTGGTTTTTCAGGGACTGTTATCTTGAGAACTGCTATGGAACTGGAAAAGATTATCAAGAACTGCCCATTTCAGGCAGATACTTTGTCAGAAGGAGAAGGCTTGTATATATCATTTTTATCTGAAGCTCCTTCTAGGGAAGCTATCAATCAAGTACTCATCAATAATAGTGAAACCGAAGAGTGCAAAATTATAGGTACAGAAGTATATCTATTTTTACGTCAAAGTATTCGCAATTCCAAGCTGACAACACATCTTAAGAAGTTAAAGGTGCTAGGGACATTACGTAACTGGAAAACAATAAATAAGTTAGTGATGATGGCAAGAGCGATGGGATAA
- a CDS encoding DinB family protein: MIHPTIKMYDYHVWANGVIIDRLKELPEDIYHRDIQSGFSSVSKVLSHIYLVDSGWFDIVVGKSMNKAFESAEQKREEMEAKSVKEMEVSFSELSGRYKELLTSGMDTEKMIIVNNPYAGLLETSFSESILHIVTHGSYHRGNIATMLRQMGQTSVMQDYGLYLYKA, translated from the coding sequence ATGATACATCCTACAATTAAAATGTACGACTATCACGTATGGGCAAATGGGGTTATTATTGATCGTTTAAAAGAGCTGCCAGAAGACATTTATCATAGAGATATTCAAAGTGGCTTTTCTTCGGTATCAAAGGTCTTATCCCATATTTATCTAGTAGATTCCGGGTGGTTTGATATTGTTGTAGGAAAAAGCATGAATAAAGCATTTGAATCTGCAGAACAAAAAAGAGAAGAGATGGAAGCAAAAAGTGTTAAAGAAATGGAGGTTTCATTTTCTGAATTATCCGGTAGATACAAAGAGTTACTTACTTCGGGGATGGATACGGAAAAGATGATTATAGTGAATAATCCATACGCTGGACTGCTTGAAACTTCTTTTTCTGAATCGATATTACATATTGTTACTCACGGATCTTATCATCGTGGAAATATAGCCACTATGTTGCGACAAATGGGGCAGACTTCTGTTATGCAAGATTATGGACTTTATCTTTATAAAGCCTAA
- a CDS encoding gluconate 2-dehydrogenase subunit 3 family protein has product MSEKKQKKEMTRREFLRKGSYVAGGAIGGGVLGGLITQQVIKPTKNIGVDPNKSSDERYTQALMYFSNPEEFKVLSQATERIFPTDDLGPGAIDLDVPYYIDHQLAGAWGNNARDYMLGPFYPGLETQGFQSHLRRNEIFSQGLAKIQAYSKEKYKKKFTELSDQEQDEVLIAFEKGDVPMEGITSNNFFTLFRMAVLEGVYADPLYGGNRDMAGWKMKSFPGNQMSYLDKIEAKDFLEIEPVSLNAHMSSHKK; this is encoded by the coding sequence ATGAGTGAGAAAAAACAAAAGAAAGAAATGACGCGAAGAGAGTTTTTAAGGAAAGGTAGCTATGTAGCTGGTGGTGCCATTGGCGGTGGTGTTTTAGGAGGCTTGATTACTCAGCAAGTAATAAAACCAACAAAAAATATTGGTGTTGATCCCAATAAATCTAGTGATGAAAGATATACTCAAGCATTGATGTATTTTTCAAATCCTGAGGAATTTAAAGTTCTTTCTCAGGCAACTGAAAGGATTTTCCCCACTGACGATCTTGGACCGGGTGCAATAGATTTAGATGTTCCTTATTATATTGATCATCAATTGGCTGGGGCTTGGGGAAATAATGCGCGAGATTATATGCTGGGACCGTTTTATCCTGGACTTGAAACACAAGGCTTTCAGTCTCACCTAAGAAGGAATGAAATTTTCAGTCAAGGGCTTGCGAAAATCCAAGCATATAGTAAGGAAAAATATAAGAAGAAATTCACCGAACTCAGTGATCAAGAACAGGACGAAGTATTAATTGCATTTGAAAAAGGTGATGTCCCTATGGAGGGGATTACCTCAAACAATTTCTTTACTTTATTTCGTATGGCCGTATTAGAAGGTGTATATGCTGATCCACTTTATGGAGGAAACCGAGATATGGCTGGATGGAAAATGAAAAGCTTCCCAGGCAATCAGATGAGTTACCTAGATAAAATTGAAGCAAAAGATTTCTTGGAAATTGAACCTGTTAGTTTAAATGCTCATATGTCCTCGCATAAAAAATAA